TTAATTTTTGTAATAAATATGAAAGAAAATAAGTTTTCTTTGCGTATAAATAGTTGAAGAGAAAATTTTACCAAGGAAACTAGGATAGGAGGTGACAGACAATGAATAAGAAGAGCATCCTTATCGTAGTAATCGCAGCCATTACCCTGGTCATCTTTACCATGACATCCTTTGCAGAGGAATACCCCAAGGGAGGCTTCTCCGGTAAACCGGGAACCTCTTGCTATCCCGGACAAGGTAGGCAACCTGCAGGTCAATGGAATGCCCGCCCCAACCGAAGTGATGAATTCAGAGATATGATGAATCTGGATCTTTCTCAGGAACAGGTCGCTGAAATCAGACAGATGATGTTGGACTTCCAAAAAGAGACCTTGGAACTGAGAAATCAGATCCAGGTCAAACAGTTGGAGCTGAAAGAACTGAGACTGGCCGCTGAAGTTGATATGGAACAAGTGAGGTCCAAACTGGAAGAAATTGCTGATCTTCAAGTAGAACTGAGGATGAAGGCTATTGAAAAACAGAATAAAGTGAAAGAGCTGCTGACTCCTGAACAGCTGGAAAACTTTAGCTTGGGTATCCCAATGCAGAGATTCGGCATGGGAGGCCATAACTTCAACCAGGATTATAAAGGAAACTGCTTGTAAATATATATTGATTAAATAGATAGAATTATTATAGAGGGAGAAGAAACTAAATTTTCTCCCTCTTTTTTTCTTCTATTAAAGCTTATATGCTTTTAATAATATTCTAATGTCAAT
This sequence is a window from Atribacterota bacterium. Protein-coding genes within it:
- a CDS encoding Spy/CpxP family protein refolding chaperone; protein product: MNKKSILIVVIAAITLVIFTMTSFAEEYPKGGFSGKPGTSCYPGQGRQPAGQWNARPNRSDEFRDMMNLDLSQEQVAEIRQMMLDFQKETLELRNQIQVKQLELKELRLAAEVDMEQVRSKLEEIADLQVELRMKAIEKQNKVKELLTPEQLENFSLGIPMQRFGMGGHNFNQDYKGNCL